One Dehalococcoidia bacterium genomic region harbors:
- a CDS encoding xanthine dehydrogenase family protein subunit M, protein MHDFEFHAPASLDEALTLLSKHNDDAKIMAGGTSLTTLLKQSLIAPAHIISLHKITEINSIEVSGDTLNIGGLVTQRQVELSDIVKKHAPLLADAYRRVATVRIRNVATVGGGIAQADPAMDPPPSLLILNASITATSSKGSRTLPIEEVYADYYETTLEPDEIITQIHVPAQPAGSNWTYIKYLPRTEDDYATVSVAAIGKITNGEVAEARIALGAVSSTAIRAATVENALVGMKQSSLTREKLKEISQTIAEIVDPTDDPRGSAWYKKDMSVVFARRALEEVLK, encoded by the coding sequence ATGCATGATTTTGAATTTCACGCCCCTGCGTCCTTAGACGAAGCTCTTACTCTTCTTTCCAAACATAATGATGATGCAAAAATTATGGCTGGCGGAACTTCTCTAACTACATTATTAAAGCAGTCTTTGATTGCGCCGGCTCATATAATCAGCCTCCATAAAATCACGGAAATCAATTCAATTGAGGTTTCAGGAGATACTCTCAATATTGGCGGGCTGGTCACACAGCGTCAAGTTGAACTCTCCGATATCGTTAAAAAACACGCGCCTCTACTTGCAGATGCATATCGACGAGTTGCCACTGTCCGGATACGAAATGTTGCAACCGTTGGCGGTGGAATTGCACAAGCCGACCCTGCAATGGACCCACCCCCATCGTTGCTAATTCTCAATGCAAGCATAACTGCTACTTCATCAAAAGGCTCAAGAACATTACCTATCGAAGAAGTCTATGCTGACTACTATGAAACGACTTTGGAACCCGACGAGATTATCACTCAAATCCATGTACCCGCTCAACCTGCGGGATCAAATTGGACTTACATAAAATATCTTCCTAGGACGGAAGATGATTACGCAACGGTCTCCGTAGCAGCTATTGGAAAAATCACAAACGGAGAAGTAGCAGAAGCGCGAATTGCACTTGGCGCAGTTTCTTCTACTGCCATTCGCGCGGCTACTGTTGAAAACGCTCTAGTAGGAATGAAACAATCTAGCCTCACTCGCGAAAAGCTAAAGGAAATTTCGCAAACTATTGCGGAAATAGTTGACCCTACGGACGATCCGCGAGGTTCAGCGTGGTACAAAAAAGATATGTCGGTTGTTTTCGCACGAAGGGCACTTGAAGAAGTGTTGAAATAA
- a CDS encoding cysteine synthase family protein, translating to MDEINRVGLFGMVGNTPIVELTRMTPNPRVRIFAKLEGQNPSGSIKDRIVLSMIEAAEKHGDLKMGDTIVEASTGNTAIAVAALAPRRGYKVHVVLPRGIVPSIVDILNLYGAHIEWVEPQSGMGGALNRAQELLETPGYHALGQFTNQANVNCHYSTTGLEIANEMKQVDVFIAGIGTGGTIMGVGKKLREKWPNLKIVGVEPRLGEKLQGLRSLSEGFIPPLLDLDFLNGRFMVESSHAIRTARQVIHAEGIFAGVSCGATLHTALRVAQNMESGNILVMFSDGAWKYLPSKPWDAAEVSSPDLDEIHWW from the coding sequence ATGGATGAAATTAATCGAGTAGGTTTGTTTGGCATGGTTGGGAATACACCTATTGTTGAGTTAACCAGGATGACTCCTAACCCGAGAGTCCGTATTTTTGCAAAACTAGAAGGGCAAAACCCTAGCGGTAGCATAAAAGATCGCATCGTCCTATCAATGATTGAAGCTGCTGAGAAACACGGCGATTTAAAAATGGGGGATACGATTGTAGAAGCTAGTACGGGAAATACGGCGATTGCTGTTGCCGCATTAGCACCCAGGCGTGGATATAAAGTACATGTAGTTTTACCTAGAGGAATAGTGCCTAGCATAGTGGATATATTAAATTTGTATGGCGCGCATATAGAGTGGGTGGAGCCTCAATCGGGAATGGGAGGAGCATTGAATAGGGCGCAAGAGTTGCTGGAAACTCCTGGTTATCACGCTCTCGGCCAATTCACGAATCAAGCGAATGTCAATTGCCATTACAGCACCACTGGCTTAGAAATCGCTAATGAGATGAAGCAAGTGGATGTTTTTATTGCTGGGATAGGTACCGGTGGCACTATTATGGGTGTCGGCAAGAAACTTCGAGAGAAATGGCCTAATTTAAAAATTGTAGGTGTTGAACCTCGCCTCGGAGAGAAATTACAAGGACTTCGAAGCCTATCAGAAGGATTTATTCCTCCATTATTAGATTTAGACTTTTTGAATGGTAGGTTTATGGTGGAGAGCTCCCATGCAATCAGAACTGCAAGGCAAGTTATCCACGCTGAGGGTATTTTCGCAGGCGTTTCCTGCGGGGCTACCCTGCATACTGCTCTTCGAGTAGCCCAAAATATGGAAAGTGGGAACATTTTAGTAATGTTTTCTGATGGAGCATGGAAATACTTGCCATCAAAACCTTGGGATGCAGCAGAGGTATCTAGCCCTGATTTAGATGAAATTCACTGGTGGTAA
- a CDS encoding Trk family potassium uptake protein: MPPSSSQTIQETSRRRSVLPSQFSALLTFSLSFVILILIGTVLLSLPISTVEEEQVSIINALFTATSAVCVTGLVVVSSNDYWSPFGQFIISILMFVGGLGIMSAGLLMLVAVGRRISLTQRLLIRETLGGAVPLGNVTRLGFLIVAFAVSVQFITFILLFLRLITDYSLGQALWHSFFHSISAFNNAGFTIFPESTSLQSFQSDPFVQGIIGVSIVLGSLSFPVINELARRQGYRRWTLDTKFVVIGTLGVWVLGIIAILLFEGTNQQTIGNLPLGEKITNTVFQAFTSRTAGFSTIDFSETRAGTDFIFMLLMFVGGASGSVAGGIKINTAMVLSIAALAAIRGRPNIEVMRREIPYSQVARALALLILAAIGVIFFVLALSFTELEKLDSGIFSFRDIMFETVSAFGTVGLSKGITPELSELGKFVLSIAMLIGRLGPLTIILGLAFKEKKPVYRYAEERVRIG; encoded by the coding sequence TTGCCTCCATCAAGTAGCCAAACTATTCAAGAAACAAGCCGACGCAGATCAGTTTTACCATCCCAATTTTCTGCTCTGCTTACTTTCTCACTTTCCTTCGTAATTCTAATTCTAATTGGGACTGTTCTATTAAGTCTCCCAATTTCAACAGTCGAAGAGGAACAGGTATCGATAATTAATGCTCTGTTCACTGCAACATCTGCTGTCTGCGTAACTGGTCTGGTAGTTGTATCAAGTAATGACTATTGGAGTCCTTTTGGGCAATTTATTATTTCTATACTTATGTTTGTGGGTGGACTCGGAATAATGAGTGCTGGGTTGCTTATGCTTGTAGCAGTCGGACGCCGTATCTCCCTTACTCAAAGGTTATTGATTCGTGAAACACTTGGTGGAGCCGTGCCATTAGGAAACGTTACGCGATTAGGGTTCCTAATTGTTGCTTTTGCAGTATCTGTCCAATTTATTACTTTCATATTACTTTTCCTTCGATTAATTACGGATTACTCATTAGGGCAAGCCTTATGGCATAGCTTCTTCCATTCAATTTCCGCATTCAATAACGCCGGTTTCACCATTTTCCCTGAATCAACAAGCCTACAATCCTTCCAGTCAGATCCTTTCGTGCAAGGAATTATCGGTGTCAGTATTGTCTTAGGTTCACTCAGTTTCCCTGTAATCAATGAATTAGCTAGGCGACAGGGTTACCGCAGATGGACCTTAGATACGAAATTTGTAGTAATTGGCACATTAGGAGTCTGGGTTCTTGGAATTATTGCAATACTTCTATTTGAAGGCACGAATCAGCAAACTATAGGGAATTTACCGCTTGGTGAAAAAATAACAAATACGGTTTTTCAGGCGTTCACTTCCCGGACAGCAGGGTTCAGTACTATAGATTTTAGTGAAACACGTGCAGGAACTGATTTTATATTTATGCTTTTAATGTTTGTCGGCGGTGCATCAGGTTCTGTTGCTGGAGGCATTAAAATTAATACCGCTATGGTACTTTCAATTGCAGCCTTAGCCGCAATTAGAGGTCGGCCAAATATTGAGGTAATGAGAAGGGAAATTCCTTACTCGCAAGTTGCTCGTGCCTTAGCCTTACTTATACTTGCCGCAATTGGTGTAATTTTCTTCGTTTTAGCTCTTTCTTTCACAGAATTAGAAAAACTTGATTCGGGTATCTTTTCATTCAGGGACATTATGTTTGAAACCGTTTCTGCGTTCGGCACAGTTGGGCTCTCTAAAGGTATCACTCCCGAACTTTCAGAATTAGGTAAATTTGTTTTATCCATAGCAATGCTAATCGGTCGCCTAGGTCCTTTAACTATAATCTTAGGATTAGCATTTAAAGAAAAGAAACCTGTATATCGGTACGCTGAAGAACGCGTTAGAATTGGGTAA